One stretch of Dissulfurimicrobium hydrothermale DNA includes these proteins:
- a CDS encoding FliO/MopB family protein: METAGFIIKTIGAMAIVLGLMTAALYGIKLWDRRLRGGKADPIEVISTKMIIPKKYLCIVRVADKILIIGASENAVGLLGTLEPNYFEATLKDKSDALSDH; encoded by the coding sequence ATGGAAACCGCGGGTTTCATTATAAAGACTATAGGCGCCATGGCCATCGTCCTCGGACTTATGACGGCGGCCCTGTACGGCATAAAGTTATGGGACAGGAGGCTTAGGGGGGGCAAGGCAGACCCGATAGAGGTCATTTCGACAAAGATGATAATCCCAAAGAAATATCTGTGTATCGTAAGGGTAGCGGACAAAATCCTCATCATCGGCGCCTCCGAAAACGCTGTGGGCCTTTTAGGGACATTGGAGCCAAATTATTTTGAAGCGACGCTCAAGGACAAATCGGATGCCCTATCAGATCATTAA
- the fliP gene encoding flagellar type III secretion system pore protein FliP (The bacterial flagellar biogenesis protein FliP forms a type III secretion system (T3SS)-type pore required for flagellar assembly.): protein MSYTRPFLIPVATASFLLTLTCTSWAITIPTLKIGLEGGDSPAKVATALEIIALLTVLSIAPSILLMTTSFTRLIIVFGFLRQALGTQQMPPNQVLAGLALFLTFFIMQPVWSQANSTAVRPYLNEEISFDEAVKRIQVPFRDFMFKQTRESDLALFVKLAKIKDPKDRDAIPTLTLIPAFMISELKTAFEIGFILFLPFLIIDMMVSSVLLSLGMMMLPPILISLPFKLLLFVLVDGWNLLVGSLVKSFF, encoded by the coding sequence ATGTCTTATACAAGACCTTTTCTGATCCCTGTCGCTACGGCGTCTTTCCTGCTGACGCTTACCTGCACTTCATGGGCCATAACCATACCTACGCTGAAAATAGGCCTTGAAGGGGGTGACAGCCCTGCCAAGGTTGCTACGGCCCTTGAGATCATCGCACTTCTTACCGTACTTTCCATCGCGCCGTCCATCCTGCTCATGACCACATCTTTTACAAGGCTCATAATAGTCTTCGGCTTTCTCCGTCAGGCCTTGGGTACGCAGCAGATGCCACCCAATCAGGTGCTTGCAGGACTCGCCCTGTTTCTCACCTTTTTCATCATGCAGCCGGTATGGTCTCAAGCCAATTCCACAGCCGTAAGACCCTATCTAAATGAAGAAATATCCTTTGACGAGGCTGTAAAAAGGATACAGGTGCCATTCAGGGATTTTATGTTCAAACAGACAAGGGAATCCGATCTGGCCCTGTTTGTAAAACTCGCGAAGATCAAAGACCCGAAGGACAGGGACGCCATACCAACGCTGACACTGATCCCTGCATTTATGATAAGTGAACTCAAGACGGCCTTCGAGATAGGATTCATATTGTTCCTGCCGTTCCTAATCATCGACATGATGGTGTCAAGCGTACTTTTGTCATTGGGTATGATGATGCTCCCGCCGATCTTGATCTCACTGCCGTTTAAACTGCTCCTATTTGTATTGGTCGACGGATGGAATCTCCTTGTAGGTTCCCTTGTAAAGAGCTTTTTCTAG
- the fliQ gene encoding flagellar biosynthesis protein FliQ → MTQEMVVGLARQAIELTLILSIPMLGVGLIVGLVVSIFQAVTQIQETTLTFVPKLIATFIVTLFSFPWLMNKLLDFTRHLIEGIPGYIR, encoded by the coding sequence ATGACACAGGAAATGGTTGTAGGGCTAGCAAGACAGGCCATAGAACTGACCTTAATCCTGAGCATACCTATGCTTGGCGTCGGGCTCATAGTCGGCCTTGTAGTCAGTATATTCCAGGCCGTAACCCAGATCCAGGAGACGACTCTTACATTCGTACCCAAACTCATAGCCACATTTATCGTCACCCTCTTTTCGTTTCCTTGGCTGATGAACAAACTCCTGGATTTCACCCGACATCTTATCGAAGGGATACCAGGTTATATACGCTGA
- the fliR gene encoding flagellar biosynthetic protein FliR, giving the protein MEQDLLYSAITHYKVFVLVLIRLSTMLFFMPVFSSATIPAGVKAAISIVTSLMLTPVAPFSPQSLPNSLVGFLLLVTTEAFTGLTLSLILRLIFAGLQTAAQMVGFQMGLSVASVMEPQSGAQSLVVAEFVYLTALTLFLVSNAHHLVIEAIYESLAILPPGGLTLKAPLSTIILKMAYEMFVISVKIMAPVMAILLFSQVALGILAKIVPQINMLILSFGLNIALGLIFLGLTLQIFWPVLAGYLREGIRLIPAAAAVMAGK; this is encoded by the coding sequence ATGGAACAAGACCTATTGTACTCAGCTATAACGCACTATAAAGTCTTCGTCCTGGTCTTGATACGCCTGAGCACAATGCTCTTCTTCATGCCTGTCTTCAGCTCCGCGACAATACCGGCTGGCGTCAAGGCAGCAATTTCGATCGTCACTTCACTGATGCTAACACCCGTCGCACCGTTTTCGCCGCAAAGCCTCCCTAATTCACTGGTCGGTTTTTTATTGCTTGTAACGACAGAGGCCTTTACAGGACTTACATTGTCCCTCATCCTGCGCCTTATATTCGCTGGACTCCAGACAGCAGCCCAGATGGTGGGGTTTCAGATGGGCCTTTCTGTGGCAAGCGTAATGGAACCCCAATCAGGCGCCCAATCGCTGGTTGTTGCTGAATTCGTCTATCTTACCGCCCTTACGCTTTTTCTGGTTTCAAATGCACACCATCTCGTAATAGAGGCCATATACGAAAGCCTTGCGATCCTGCCGCCTGGCGGGCTTACCCTAAAGGCGCCCCTTTCCACCATCATATTGAAGATGGCCTATGAGATGTTTGTCATCTCCGTCAAAATAATGGCGCCTGTAATGGCCATACTGTTGTTTTCACAAGTCGCGCTCGGCATCCTTGCCAAAATAGTCCCGCAGATAAATATGCTCATCTTGAGCTTTGGCCTGAATATAGCCCTCGGACTTATATTTCTCGGCCTCACACTCCAGATCTTCTGGCCGGTCCTTGCCGGATATCTGAGAGAAGGGATAAGGCTTATACCTGCCG